A genomic window from Candidatus Liberibacter americanus str. Sao Paulo includes:
- a CDS encoding tail fiber domain-containing protein, whose product MDEINRKANDARLAAILKSSDEKERIENMKAKRAYFHNLAQAQDYEQKMANQQNSLHELLSLMQAIAPSKIVMPDHKSTPISPVDYKDIVQNDYQNRFVDWKERQKNILNYINMGSKLIDPLVSDRRMKRDIKPVAGLYKYRYHSDPSDIQRIGVMAQEIGKIRPDAVITNHQGIKSVDYGRLFHFPKHLRKRRK is encoded by the coding sequence GTGGATGAAATTAATAGAAAAGCTAATGACGCACGACTAGCAGCTATATTAAAATCATCTGATGAGAAAGAACGTATAGAGAATATGAAGGCAAAAAGAGCATATTTTCATAATCTTGCACAAGCACAAGATTATGAACAAAAAATGGCTAATCAACAAAACTCATTGCATGAGTTATTATCTCTTATGCAGGCTATTGCTCCTTCAAAAATTGTTATGCCAGATCATAAAAGTACTCCTATTTCACCAGTTGATTATAAAGATATTGTTCAAAATGATTATCAAAATCGTTTTGTTGATTGGAAAGAAAGGCAAAAAAATATTTTGAATTACATTAATATGGGTTCAAAGTTAATTGATCCTCTTGTTTCTGATCGTCGAATGAAACGTGATATAAAACCTGTAGCTGGCCTTTATAAATATCGATATCACTCAGATCCATCTGATATTCAGCGTATTGGCGTAATGGCACAGGAAATAGGAAAGATTCGTCCAGATGCGGTTATTACAAATCATCAAGGAATTAAATCAGTAGATTATGGTCGTCTTTTCCATTTTCCAAAACATTTGCGTAAAAGAAGAAAATGA
- a CDS encoding tail fiber domain-containing protein, protein MPRIKDVYVLPSGTKAYPNSSISSSSYNNLLEDLAFDNNYPRPISAGGTDATNIDQARINLGADDASNLKKGFISEKLLPFQPVQQGGGIHQANNKIYLGWNGRNLLLQVDSLQLEDVWTSKLAPIALQNLVNHANTADRIVYTSSDKKYLSSPLSSFMRKLLDCKDHEKLQMDIFKDGIKIYKDSIVIFELTNTGDIICDKRSKTVWQGIDSAKSIADDMTKTWKDAWISNTNIINIMRAPGYIHFDTDKGPVGCAYFSSDERLKQVHGYSTDSALDIFDKLEFIDFNYLPSSCMDSSSRHPIGFSANNLQKANPLFVDQIGDYLSPNISVIVTYLAKSVQELSQQVQELSQQVQELRSLINKKSDFP, encoded by the coding sequence ATGCCACGTATAAAAGACGTTTATGTTCTTCCATCTGGAACAAAAGCCTATCCAAATAGTAGTATTAGTAGTAGTTCCTATAATAATTTATTAGAAGATTTGGCATTTGATAATAATTATCCTAGACCTATTTCTGCGGGAGGAACTGACGCTACAAATATTGATCAAGCTCGTATTAACCTAGGTGCTGATGATGCGAGCAATCTTAAAAAGGGATTTATCTCTGAAAAATTATTGCCTTTTCAACCAGTTCAACAAGGAGGAGGTATTCATCAGGCAAATAATAAGATATATTTGGGATGGAATGGACGAAATTTATTGCTACAAGTTGATTCATTACAGCTTGAAGATGTTTGGACATCTAAACTTGCACCTATTGCCTTACAAAATTTAGTTAATCATGCAAATACGGCAGATCGTATTGTTTATACTTCTTCAGATAAGAAATATTTAAGTTCGCCTTTATCTTCATTCATGCGAAAATTGCTTGATTGTAAAGATCATGAAAAGTTACAAATGGATATTTTTAAAGATGGTATCAAAATTTATAAAGATTCCATTGTGATTTTTGAACTAACAAATACTGGTGATATTATTTGTGATAAACGATCTAAAACAGTATGGCAGGGGATCGATTCTGCTAAAAGTATAGCGGATGATATGACCAAAACATGGAAAGATGCTTGGATTAGTAATACAAATATTATCAACATAATGCGGGCTCCTGGATATATTCACTTTGATACCGATAAGGGGCCTGTGGGTTGTGCTTATTTTTCATCTGATGAAAGACTAAAACAAGTTCATGGATATTCAACTGATTCTGCTCTTGATATTTTTGATAAATTAGAATTTATTGATTTTAATTATCTTCCTTCCAGCTGTATGGATTCTTCATCGAGACATCCTATTGGCTTCTCAGCCAATAATTTGCAAAAAGCTAATCCACTGTTTGTTGATCAAATAGGGGATTATTTATCTCCTAATATTTCTGTGATTGTCACTTATCTAGCTAAATCAGTGCAAGAATTATCTCAGCAAGTGCAAGAATTATCTCAGCAAGTGCAAGAATTACGAAGCCTTATTAATAAGAAATCTGATTTTCCTTAA